In the Gossypium raimondii isolate GPD5lz chromosome 9, ASM2569854v1, whole genome shotgun sequence genome, one interval contains:
- the LOC105799706 gene encoding serine/threonine-protein kinase CTR1: MEMPGRRSYYSPLTQYPDDQYSVSISGAPPPYYDSLSSEVSSNKNSKVKPGIIDWDQNQSQNQQQTSRIGGGGGGGVGNTYASSIVTQRQSSGSSFGESSLSGDYYAPTISTTAVNEISAFMYGYDECFSHVDMRAKVGGSSSAKSWAQQTEESYQLQLALALRLSSEATCADDPNFLDPVPDDSAIRAGSSSSAETISHRFWVNGCLSYFDKVPDGFYLIHGVHPYVWKVCTDLHEHGRIPLIESLRSIDPTVDLPLEVISVDRRSDPGLKDLQNRVHNISCICITTKEVVDQLAMLVCSRMGGSSTTGEDDFFFYWRKCSDNLKDCLGSVVVPIGSLSLGLCRHRALLFKVLADMIDLPCRIAKGCKHCKRDDASSCLVRFGLDREYFVDLIENPGYLCEPGSLLNGPSSISIFSPLRFPHPKPAAPAIDFRSLAKQYFLDCESLNLVFDDAPAGTTRDDENPGFSLNPKKLGKIGTERNNLVQISSNMDDISQLPLPPNIAQPTAYNRGSQYSPSIIHSMNINNDPSKHISPIRPRDDPVLVFSDVLRDAAKDSRFAKGSQLVPHKPRKKVALEVGDLDIPWSDLILKERIGAGSFGTVHHAEWNGSDVAVKILMEQDLNVERFKEFLREVAIMKCLRHPNIVLFMGAVTQPPNLSIVTEYLSRGSLYRLLHKPGVREMLDERRRLSMAYDVANGMNYLHRRSPPIVHRDLKSPNLLVDKKYTVKVCDFGLSRLKANTFLSAKSAAGTPEWMAPEVLRDEPSNEKSDIYSFGVILWELATLQQPWCNLNPPQVVAAVGFKGQRLEIPHDLNPQVAAIIEDCWANEPWKRPSFSNIMDRLKSLIKPSTP; this comes from the exons ATGGAAATGCCCGGTCGAAGATCCTACTACTCTCCCCTTACCCAGTATCCGGACGACCAGTACTCCGTATCCATATCAGGAGCTCCACCGCCATATTACGATTCGCTTTCGAGCGAGGTCTCAAGTAATAAGAACAGCAAAGTGAAACCCGGTATAATCGATTGGGATCAGAATCAGAGCCAGAACCAGCAGCAAACAAGTCGAATTGGCGGTGGCGGTGGGGGAGGAGTTGGGAATACTTATGCTTCGTCGATTGTGACGCAACGCCAATCGAGCGGGAGCAGCTTCGGCGAGAGCTCGTTATCGGGAGATTATTATGCGCCGACCATTTCTACGACGGCTGTGAACGAGATCAGTGCATTCATGTACGGTTATGATGAGTGCTTTAGTCATGTGGATATGAGAGCGAAAGTTGGCGGTTCATCGTCGGCGAAAAGCTGGGCGCAGCAAACGGAGGAGAGTTATCAGTTGCAGTTGGCGTTGGCTTTGAGGCTTTCCTCGGAAGCTACCTGTGCTGATGATCCGAATTTTTTAGATCCAGTTCCGGATGATTCCGCAATTCGGGCAGGTAGCTCAAGCTCTGCTGAGACAATTTCTCATCGGTTCTGG GTGAATGGCTGCCTATCATACTTTGACAAAGTTCCTGATGGGTTCTATTTGATTCATGGAGTGCATCCATATGTCTGGAAAGTGTGCACTGATCTACACGAACATGGTAGAATTCCGCTAATTGAATCTTTAAGATCTATTGATCCTACAGTGGATTTACCACTAGAAGTGATATCAGTTGACAGAAGAAGTGATCCAGGCTTAAAGGATCTGCAAAATAGAGTCCACAATATTTCCTGTATCTGCATAACCACTAAAGAAGTTGTTGATCAGCTAGCAATGCTTGTCTGTAGTCGCATGGG TGGTTCATCTACTACTGGAGAGGAtgacttttttttctattgGAGGAAGTGCAGTGATAATTTAAAAGATTGTTTAGGTTCAGTTGTGGTTCCTATTGGTAGCCTATCCCTTGGCCTTTGTAGACATCGAGCTTTACTATTCAAA GTACTAGCTGACATGATTGACCTACCATGTCGAATTGCAAAGGGCTGCAAACATTGTAAGAGAGATGATGCTTCCTCCTGCCTTGTTCGCTTTGGGCTCGACAG GGAGTATTTTGTGGACTTAATTGAGAACCCAGGCTACCTATGTGAGCCTGGTTCCTTGCTCAATGGTCCATCTTCCATCTCAATTTTTTCCCCATTGCGATTTCCACATCCAAAACCAGCTGCACCTGCCATTGATTTCAGGTCATTGGCCAAACAGTATTTTTTGGACTGCGAATCACTTAATCTTGTATTTGATGATGCTCCAGCAG gTACTACTAGAGATGATGAAAATCCTGGATTCTCTCTCAACCCCAAGAAACTTGGCAAGATTGGCACCGAGAGAAATAATCTGGTGCAGATCTCAAGTAATATGGATGATATTTCGCAGTTGCCCTTACCTCCTAATATTGCTCAGCCAACTGCTTATAATAGAGGTTCCCAGTATTCACCGTCTATAATACACTCAATGAACATTAATAATGATCCTTCAAAGCACATTTCTCCGATACGGCCTAGAGATGACCCTGTTTTAGTTTTCTCTGATGTGTTGCGGGATGCTGCTAAGGATTCAAGGTTTGCCAAGGGCAGTCAGCTTGTTCCCCACAAACCAAGAAAAAAAGTTGCCCTCGAAGTTGGTGATTTGGACATTCCATGGAGTGATCTTATTTTAAAAGAGAGAATTGGTGCCG GTTCTTTTGGAACTGTTCATCATGCTGAATGGAATGGCTCG GATGTTGCTGTGAAAATTCTCATGGAACAAGACTTGAATGTTGAACGTTTCAAAGAATTCTTGAGGGAG GTTGCAATAATGAAATGTCTACGGCATCCAAATATTGTTCTTTTTATGGGAGCAGTCACACAGCCCCCAAACTTGTCTATAGTGACAGAATACTTATCAAg AGGTAGCTTGTATAGGCTTTTGCATAAGCCTGGTGTGAGAGAGATGTTGGATGAGAGGCGTCGGTTGAGCATGGCCTATGATGTG GCAAATGGAATGAATTATCTTCATAGACGCAGTCCTCCTATTGTTCATAGAGATTTAAAATCTCCAAATCTTCTAgttgataaaaaatatacagTGAAG GTTTGTGATTTTGGGCTTTCTCGTTTGAAGGCAAACACATTTCTCTCAGCCAAGTCTGCTGCTGGAACT ccTGAGTGGATGGCTCCGGAAGTTCTTCGTGATGAACCGTCAAATGAGAAGTCTGATATATATAGTTTTGGTGTAATCTTATGGGAGCTTGCTACTTTGCAACAACCATGGTGCAACTTAAATCCTCCACAG GTTGTAGCAGCTGTTGGTTTCAAGGGCCAAAGGCTTGAAATTCCACATGATTTGAATCCTCAAGTGGCTGCAATAATTGAGGATTGCTGGGCAAA TGAGCCTTGGAAGCGTCCTTCATTTTCCAATATCATGGATCGGTTGAAATCATTGATTAAACCCTCCACTCCTTGA